A DNA window from Streptomyces parvus contains the following coding sequences:
- a CDS encoding TIM barrel protein, giving the protein MGYPDQRFDVNLSILFTELPLLERPAAAAAAGFTAVELWWPWIETPTPPQAELDALKKALDDAGTQLVGLNFYAGQLPGPDRGALSVPGTESDRFRANIEVAADFAASVGCTALNALYGNRVEGADPQVQDALALENLVQAARAADRVGAILLIETLNKPESPLFPLVSAPAAIEVVDKVNAATGLGNAKFLLDLYHLSMNGEDLSQAIKAYAAKTGHVQIADNPGRGAPGTGSLPLERLLDELKDAGYAGWVGLEYKPGDRPSAESFDWLPVSARAAG; this is encoded by the coding sequence ATGGGATACCCGGACCAGCGCTTCGATGTGAACCTCTCGATCCTCTTCACGGAACTCCCGCTCCTGGAGCGTCCCGCGGCAGCCGCCGCGGCGGGCTTCACCGCGGTCGAGCTGTGGTGGCCCTGGATCGAGACCCCCACTCCGCCGCAGGCGGAGCTCGACGCCCTCAAGAAGGCGCTCGACGACGCCGGCACCCAGCTGGTGGGACTGAACTTCTACGCCGGACAGCTCCCCGGCCCCGACCGCGGCGCGCTCTCCGTGCCCGGCACGGAGTCGGACCGCTTCCGGGCCAACATCGAGGTGGCGGCCGACTTCGCCGCCTCGGTCGGCTGCACGGCGCTCAACGCGCTGTACGGCAACCGCGTGGAGGGCGCGGACCCGCAGGTCCAGGACGCGCTCGCGCTGGAGAACCTGGTGCAGGCCGCCCGCGCGGCGGACCGCGTCGGGGCGATCCTCCTGATCGAGACCCTGAACAAGCCGGAGTCGCCGCTCTTCCCGCTGGTCAGCGCACCGGCCGCGATCGAGGTCGTCGACAAGGTGAACGCGGCGACGGGCCTCGGGAACGCCAAGTTCCTGCTGGACCTCTACCACCTCTCGATGAACGGCGAGGACCTGAGCCAGGCCATCAAGGCTTATGCCGCGAAGACCGGCCACGTCCAGATCGCCGACAACCCGGGCCGCGGCGCGCCGGGCACCGGCTCGCTCCCGCTGGAGCGGCTGCTCGACGAGCTGAAGGACGCCGGTTACGCGGGCTGGGTCGGCCTGGAGTACAAGCCGGGCGACCGGCCGAGCGCCGAGTCCTTCGACTGGCTCCCGGTGTCGGCCCGAGCGGCCGGCTGA
- a CDS encoding catalase, translating to MAKRVLTTESGAPVADNQNSATAGVGGPILLQDQHLLEKLARFNRERIPERVVHARGSGAYGYFEVTDDVTGFTRADFLSQVGKRTETFIRFSTVADSLGGADAVRDPRGFALKFYTDEGNYDLVGNNTPVFFIKDPVKFPDFIHSQKRDPFTGRQEPDNVWDFWAHAPEATHQITWLMGDRGIPASYRHMNGYGSHTYQWTNAEGEAFFVKYHFKTNQGVRSLSADQAAELVGKDANSHQTDLLQAIERGVNPSWTLYVQVMPAAEAADYRFNPFDLTKVWPHADYPLQRVGRLVLDRNPDNVFAEVEQAAFSPNNFVPGIGPSPDKMLQGRLFAYADAHRYRLGVNHTQLPVNAPRTAVVDNYGRDGLHATRNGSRHDKNYEPNSYAGPAQTDAALAAPLAIHGWTGTHEAPAHAKDDDFFQAGELFRLMSEDEKGRLVANIAGSLSQVTRDDVIEKNLAHFHAADADYGKRVEEAVRALRED from the coding sequence ATGGCTAAGCGTGTGCTCACGACCGAGTCAGGCGCCCCGGTCGCCGACAACCAGAACTCCGCCACCGCCGGTGTCGGTGGACCGATCCTCCTCCAGGACCAGCACCTCCTGGAGAAGCTCGCCCGCTTCAACCGTGAGCGCATCCCGGAGCGCGTGGTGCACGCCCGCGGTTCCGGTGCGTACGGCTACTTCGAGGTGACCGACGACGTCACGGGCTTCACCCGCGCCGACTTCCTCTCCCAGGTGGGCAAGCGCACCGAGACGTTCATCCGCTTCTCCACCGTCGCCGACTCGCTCGGCGGCGCGGACGCGGTCCGCGACCCGCGCGGCTTCGCCCTCAAGTTCTACACGGACGAGGGCAATTACGATCTGGTCGGCAACAACACCCCGGTGTTCTTCATCAAGGACCCGGTCAAGTTCCCCGACTTCATCCACTCGCAGAAGCGCGACCCGTTCACGGGCAGGCAGGAGCCGGACAACGTCTGGGACTTCTGGGCGCACGCCCCCGAGGCGACGCACCAGATCACCTGGCTGATGGGCGACCGCGGGATCCCCGCCTCGTACCGTCACATGAACGGCTACGGCTCGCACACCTACCAGTGGACGAACGCCGAGGGCGAGGCCTTCTTCGTCAAGTACCACTTCAAGACCAACCAGGGCGTGCGGTCCCTCTCCGCCGACCAGGCCGCCGAACTCGTCGGCAAGGACGCCAACTCGCACCAGACGGACCTGCTCCAGGCCATCGAGCGCGGTGTCAACCCGTCCTGGACGCTGTACGTCCAGGTGATGCCGGCCGCCGAGGCCGCGGACTACCGGTTCAACCCCTTCGACCTCACCAAGGTGTGGCCGCACGCGGACTACCCGCTCCAGCGGGTCGGCCGGCTGGTCCTGGACCGGAACCCGGACAACGTCTTCGCCGAGGTGGAGCAGGCCGCGTTCTCCCCGAACAACTTCGTGCCCGGCATCGGTCCCTCCCCGGACAAGATGCTCCAGGGCCGGCTGTTCGCCTACGCGGACGCGCACCGCTACCGCCTGGGCGTCAACCACACCCAGCTGCCGGTGAACGCGCCGCGCACGGCCGTGGTCGACAACTACGGCCGCGACGGGCTGCACGCGACGCGCAACGGCTCGCGCCACGACAAGAACTACGAGCCGAACTCGTACGCCGGTCCGGCGCAGACCGACGCGGCGCTCGCCGCGCCGCTCGCGATCCACGGCTGGACGGGCACGCACGAGGCGCCCGCCCACGCCAAGGACGACGACTTCTTCCAGGCGGGCGAGCTCTTCCGGCTCATGTCGGAGGACGAGAAGGGCCGCCTGGTCGCGAACATCGCCGGAAGCCTCTCGCAGGTCACCCGCGACGATGTGATCGAGAAGAACCTCGCCCACTTCCACGCCGCCGACGCCGACTACGGCAAGCGCGTGGAGGAGGCCGTCCGCGCCCTGCGCGAGGACTGA
- a CDS encoding GNAT family N-acetyltransferase, with product MRIRSARRSDLPVLQDIERAAGEPFRALGMAFVADDDPPPLDLLESYRQAGRCWVATDPLSATGDRPLGYVLADPVDDALHIEQVSVDPAAARRGIGRDLIVHLAALAARRGMTALTLTTFTDVPWNAPYYARIGFRVLAEHELTDGLRAIRAEEAQHGLDRWPRVCMRRELSAVPRPSKAPKPAKTPPVPDTPGASDASGALAVSGGP from the coding sequence ATGCGTATCCGCTCCGCCAGACGCTCCGATCTCCCGGTGCTCCAGGACATCGAGCGCGCCGCAGGGGAACCGTTCCGCGCCCTCGGCATGGCCTTCGTGGCCGACGACGATCCGCCCCCGCTCGACCTGCTGGAGAGCTACCGGCAGGCAGGCCGTTGCTGGGTGGCCACCGACCCCCTCTCCGCCACCGGCGACCGGCCGCTCGGCTATGTGCTCGCCGATCCCGTCGACGACGCCTTGCACATCGAGCAGGTCTCGGTCGACCCCGCCGCCGCCCGCCGGGGCATCGGGCGGGACCTGATCGTCCACCTCGCCGCCCTGGCCGCGCGGCGGGGCATGACGGCGCTCACCCTGACCACCTTCACCGACGTGCCGTGGAACGCCCCGTACTACGCCAGGATCGGCTTCCGGGTCCTGGCCGAGCACGAACTCACCGACGGGCTCCGCGCGATCCGCGCGGAGGAGGCCCAGCACGGCCTCGACCGCTGGCCCCGGGTCTGCATGCGACGCGAACTGTCGGCCGTCCCCCGGCCGTCGAAGGCTCCGAAGCCCGCGAAGACCCCACCGGTTCCGGACACTCCGGGGGCCTCGGACGCTTCGGGGGCCCTCGCTGTCAGTGGTGGCCCTTAA
- a CDS encoding TetR/AcrR family transcriptional regulator — translation MRADAVRNREKVFDEARRAVADGETGLTLNELARRAGVGVGTVYRVFPTQRAMLESVLEEEVRRLTDAAEEAHGRPDPASALVDFLRAALAAALARPGLIDVLITGSDETESLSRAKGELVAAVSRLLGLVRPVPALTGENLLKLLCGLVHAVGEHPVERRGAAADAYLALLRGGLAPRGA, via the coding sequence ATGAGGGCCGACGCCGTACGCAACAGGGAGAAGGTCTTCGACGAGGCCCGGCGGGCCGTTGCCGACGGGGAGACCGGTCTCACCCTCAATGAACTCGCGCGCAGGGCGGGTGTGGGCGTGGGGACGGTCTACCGGGTCTTCCCCACGCAGCGGGCGATGCTGGAGAGCGTCCTGGAGGAGGAGGTGCGCCGGCTAACCGACGCGGCCGAGGAGGCCCACGGGCGGCCCGATCCCGCCTCGGCCCTTGTGGACTTTCTGCGCGCGGCCCTCGCGGCGGCCCTGGCCCGGCCCGGTCTCATCGACGTGCTGATCACCGGGTCCGACGAGACGGAGTCCCTGAGCCGGGCCAAGGGGGAGCTGGTCGCGGCGGTCTCCCGGCTGCTCGGGCTGGTGCGCCCGGTCCCCGCTCTCACCGGTGAGAATCTGCTGAAGCTGCTGTGCGGGCTGGTGCATGCGGTGGGGGAGCATCCGGTGGAGCGGAGGGGGGCGGCTGCCGATGCGTATCTTGCTTTGCTGCGGGGCGGCTTGGCGCCGCGCGGCGCTTGA
- a CDS encoding 2-hydroxy-3-oxopropionate reductase: MSNNLPKVAWIGLGIMGSPMSENLIKAGYSVTGYTLEQDKIDRLVAAGGTGASSIADAVQDADVVITMVPASPQVEAIAYGPDGILENAKRGALLVDMSSITPQTSVDLAENAAEKGIRVLDAPVSGGEAGAIEAVLSIMVGGEQADFDAAKPLLDALGKTIVLCGPHGSGQTVKAANQLIVAVNIQACAEAVVFLEKSGVDLTAALDVLNGGLAGSTVLTRKKDNFLKRDFAPGFRIDLHHKDMGIVTDAARNVGAALPVGGVVAQLVASLRAQGDGGLDHSALLRSVERLSGSQV; the protein is encoded by the coding sequence ATGAGCAACAACCTCCCCAAGGTCGCCTGGATCGGTCTCGGCATCATGGGCTCCCCCATGTCGGAGAACCTGATCAAGGCCGGTTACTCCGTCACCGGATACACCCTGGAGCAGGACAAGATCGACCGGCTGGTCGCGGCCGGCGGCACCGGCGCCTCCTCGATCGCGGACGCGGTCCAGGACGCGGATGTCGTCATCACGATGGTGCCCGCATCGCCGCAGGTCGAGGCCATCGCGTACGGCCCGGACGGCATCCTGGAGAACGCGAAGCGCGGCGCGCTGCTGGTGGACATGTCCTCCATCACCCCGCAGACCTCGGTCGACCTCGCCGAGAACGCGGCCGAGAAGGGCATCCGGGTCCTGGACGCGCCGGTCTCCGGCGGCGAGGCCGGTGCCATCGAGGCGGTCCTGTCCATCATGGTCGGCGGCGAGCAGGCGGACTTCGACGCCGCGAAGCCGCTCCTGGACGCGCTCGGCAAGACCATCGTGCTCTGCGGCCCGCACGGCTCCGGCCAGACGGTGAAGGCCGCCAACCAGCTGATCGTCGCGGTGAACATCCAGGCCTGCGCCGAGGCCGTGGTCTTCCTGGAGAAGTCCGGGGTGGACCTCACCGCCGCGCTGGACGTCCTCAACGGGGGCCTCGCCGGCTCGACCGTGCTGACCCGCAAGAAGGACAACTTCCTGAAGCGGGACTTCGCCCCCGGCTTCCGGATCGACCTGCACCACAAGGACATGGGCATCGTGACCGACGCCGCCCGCAACGTCGGCGCGGCCCTGCCCGTCGGCGGTGTCGTCGCCCAGCTGGTCGCCTCGCTGCGCGCCCAGGGCGACGGCGGCCTCGACCACTCGGCGCTGCTGCGCTCGGTCGAGCGGCTCTCCGGCTCCCAGGTCTGA
- a CDS encoding alpha/beta fold hydrolase, translating to MTVVFVHGVPETPAVWNALRERIDRPALALRLPGFGSPRPAGLVDKEAYAAWLADELRALGGPVDLVGHDWGAHLAMRVVSAYDVPVRSWVSDVAHGWHPDYRWHEAAVLFQQSPQGEELLASLRADSPGSPSFGDFLRPRGMSAELATEVDAVHDEVMSAAVLALYRSARPHLHADWGREFDGPAPAPGLVLVPTGDPMAQPALDHEVAARLGARTEELDGLTHYWMLQDPDRGAEALERFWAACDTR from the coding sequence ATGACCGTCGTGTTCGTCCACGGGGTGCCGGAAACCCCCGCCGTCTGGAACGCCCTCCGGGAGCGGATCGACCGCCCCGCCCTGGCCCTGCGGCTGCCCGGCTTCGGCAGCCCCCGACCGGCCGGCCTGGTGGACAAGGAGGCGTACGCCGCCTGGCTGGCGGACGAACTGCGGGCGCTCGGCGGACCGGTGGACCTGGTCGGCCACGACTGGGGGGCGCACCTGGCGATGCGGGTCGTCTCCGCGTACGACGTTCCGGTGCGCAGCTGGGTCTCGGACGTGGCCCACGGCTGGCACCCCGACTACCGGTGGCACGAGGCGGCCGTCCTCTTCCAGCAGAGCCCGCAGGGCGAGGAACTGCTCGCGTCGCTGCGCGCCGACTCCCCCGGCAGCCCGTCCTTCGGCGACTTCCTGCGCCCCCGCGGGATGAGCGCCGAACTGGCGACCGAGGTCGACGCCGTGCACGACGAGGTGATGAGCGCGGCCGTCCTCGCGCTCTACCGGTCGGCCCGGCCCCACCTCCACGCCGACTGGGGCCGGGAGTTCGACGGCCCCGCCCCGGCGCCCGGCCTCGTCCTCGTCCCGACCGGCGATCCGATGGCGCAGCCCGCGCTGGACCACGAGGTGGCCGCCCGCCTCGGAGCGCGGACGGAGGAACTGGACGGGCTCACCCATTACTGGATGCTCCAGGACCCCGACCGGGGAGCGGAGGCGCTGGAGCGCTTCTGGGCGGCGTGCGACACCCGCTGA
- the gcl gene encoding glyoxylate carboligase, translating into MPRMTAARAAVEILKREGVSNAFGVPGAAINPFYAALRASGGVDHTLARHVEGASHMAEGYTRAKAGNIGVCIGTSGPAGTDMITGLYSAIADSIPILCITGQAPTAVLHKEDFQAVDIASIAKPVTKAATTVLEAAQVPGVFQQAFHLMRTGRPGPVLIDLPIDVQLTEIEFDPELYEPIPVHKPAASRKQIERAVQMLNASERPVLVAGGGIINADASELLVEFAELTGVPVVPTLMGWGILPDDHELNAGMVGLQTSHRYGNANFLESDFVLGIGNRWANRHTGKLDVYTQGRTFVHVDIEPTQIGKIFAPDLGIASDAKAALELFVEVARELKAAGGLKDRSAWAASTRERKATLQRKTHFDNVPLKPQRVYEEMNRAFGPETRYVTTIGLSQIAGAQMLHVYKPRHWINCGQAGPLGWTIPAALGVATADPEGTVVALSGDYDFQFMLEELAVGAQHRIPYVHVLVNNSYLGLIRQAQRNFDIDFQVNLEFENLNSPELGVYGVDHVKVVEGLGCKAIRVTEPDQLLPAFEEAKKLAAEFRVPVVVEAILERVTNIAMSGTDIASVNEFEDLATDPSHAPTAIRPLTAS; encoded by the coding sequence ATGCCTCGTATGACCGCTGCCCGAGCGGCAGTTGAGATCCTGAAGCGCGAAGGCGTCAGCAACGCGTTCGGCGTTCCGGGCGCGGCGATCAACCCCTTCTACGCGGCCCTCAGGGCCTCCGGCGGGGTCGACCACACGCTGGCCCGCCACGTCGAGGGTGCCTCCCACATGGCGGAGGGGTACACCCGGGCCAAGGCCGGCAACATCGGCGTCTGCATCGGTACGTCGGGTCCGGCGGGCACCGACATGATCACCGGGCTGTACTCCGCCATCGCCGACTCCATCCCGATCCTCTGCATCACCGGCCAGGCGCCGACGGCGGTCCTGCACAAGGAGGACTTCCAGGCCGTCGACATCGCCTCGATCGCCAAGCCGGTCACCAAGGCCGCGACCACGGTCCTGGAGGCGGCGCAGGTCCCCGGCGTCTTCCAGCAGGCTTTCCACCTGATGCGCACCGGCCGTCCGGGACCGGTCCTCATCGACCTGCCGATCGACGTCCAGCTCACCGAGATCGAGTTCGACCCCGAGCTGTACGAGCCCATCCCGGTGCACAAGCCCGCGGCCTCCCGCAAGCAGATCGAGCGGGCCGTGCAGATGCTGAACGCCTCGGAGCGCCCCGTGCTCGTCGCGGGCGGCGGCATCATCAACGCCGACGCGTCCGAGCTGCTCGTGGAGTTCGCCGAGCTGACCGGCGTCCCCGTCGTCCCGACCCTGATGGGCTGGGGCATCCTCCCCGACGACCACGAGCTGAACGCCGGCATGGTGGGCCTCCAGACCTCGCACCGCTACGGCAACGCGAACTTCCTGGAATCCGACTTCGTCCTCGGCATCGGCAACCGCTGGGCCAACCGCCACACCGGCAAGCTGGACGTCTACACCCAGGGCCGCACCTTCGTCCACGTCGACATCGAGCCCACCCAGATCGGCAAGATCTTCGCCCCGGACCTCGGCATCGCCTCCGACGCCAAGGCCGCGCTGGAGCTCTTCGTCGAGGTGGCGCGCGAGCTGAAGGCGGCGGGCGGACTGAAGGACCGCTCGGCCTGGGCGGCCTCCACGCGGGAGCGCAAGGCGACCCTCCAGCGCAAGACGCACTTCGACAACGTGCCGCTCAAGCCGCAGCGCGTGTACGAGGAGATGAACCGGGCGTTCGGCCCCGAGACCCGTTACGTCACCACGATCGGCCTCTCCCAGATCGCGGGCGCGCAGATGCTGCACGTCTACAAGCCGCGCCACTGGATCAACTGCGGCCAGGCGGGTCCGCTGGGCTGGACGATCCCGGCCGCGCTGGGCGTCGCCACCGCCGACCCGGAGGGCACGGTCGTCGCCCTCTCCGGCGACTACGACTTCCAGTTCATGCTGGAGGAGCTGGCGGTGGGTGCGCAGCACCGTATTCCGTACGTCCACGTCCTGGTGAACAACTCCTACCTGGGGCTGATCCGCCAGGCGCAGCGCAACTTCGACATCGACTTCCAGGTCAACCTGGAGTTCGAGAACCTCAACTCCCCGGAGCTGGGCGTCTACGGCGTCGACCACGTCAAGGTCGTCGAGGGCCTCGGCTGCAAGGCGATCCGGGTCACCGAGCCCGACCAGCTGCTGCCGGCCTTCGAGGAGGCGAAGAAGCTGGCGGCGGAGTTCCGGGTGCCGGTGGTCGTCGAGGCGATCCTGGAGCGGGTCACGAACATCGCGATGAGCGGGACCGACATCGCTTCGGTGAACGAGTTCGAGGACCTGGCGACGGACCCGTCCCACGCCCCGACGGCGATCCGCCCCCTGACGGCGTCCTGA
- a CDS encoding beta-N-acetylhexosaminidase: MPSPHPAPALLPHPGKVSSLGGRLTLDRDTTVRALPGAEPAADLLRTLIGRPAGLPLTPSPDGRVVLALDDRLGGLGEEGYGLTVAPQALQLRAAHRTGLLRGIQTIRQLLPAEALSGGATGTGSWQLPCVEITDVPDRPWRGAMLDVARRFQPIGYLHRYVDLLALHKLNVLHLHLTDDQGWRMPVDAYPRLISVGSRRARSQKGPTGPDGAHFDAVPHEGHYTKAELRGLVRYAAERGITVVPEIEMPGHVRAALAAHPELGNRPGRQLDVWTRWGVCDTILGVHEGVFDFCRAVLEEVMDVFPSPYIHIGGEECPTTEWEDSPAARERAAALGLAGPAELHGWFMGRVGAFLVERGRIPLGWVENGAELPPEFTVMTWRDATHARAAARRGHQVIAAHHRATYLDYAQSTDPSEPVAQPGAPVPLHTVHGYEPAPHDWPEAERARVLGTQVQLWTEYARTPEEIEYLSFPRLCALADRSWSGGRGDWPGFVERLRHHTARLDALGVPYRPLDARSLATAVSASPSAGTARLHP; the protein is encoded by the coding sequence GTGCCCTCACCGCACCCCGCCCCCGCCCTGCTCCCCCACCCCGGCAAGGTATCCTCGCTCGGCGGCCGGCTCACCCTGGACCGGGACACCACCGTCCGCGCGCTGCCGGGGGCGGAACCGGCGGCGGACCTGCTGCGCACCCTGATCGGCCGCCCCGCGGGCCTGCCGCTCACACCGTCGCCCGACGGCCGGGTCGTCCTCGCCCTGGACGACCGGCTCGGCGGCCTCGGCGAGGAGGGGTACGGACTGACGGTCGCCCCGCAGGCCCTCCAGCTGCGCGCCGCCCACCGCACCGGGCTGCTCCGGGGCATCCAGACGATCCGCCAACTCCTGCCCGCCGAGGCCCTGTCGGGCGGGGCGACGGGCACCGGCTCCTGGCAGCTGCCCTGCGTCGAGATCACCGACGTACCGGACCGGCCGTGGCGCGGGGCGATGCTGGACGTGGCGCGCCGCTTCCAGCCGATCGGCTATCTGCACCGGTACGTGGACCTGCTGGCGCTGCACAAGCTGAACGTCCTGCACCTCCACCTCACCGACGACCAGGGCTGGCGGATGCCGGTCGACGCCTACCCCCGGCTGATCTCGGTCGGCTCCCGGCGGGCGCGGTCGCAGAAGGGCCCGACCGGCCCGGACGGGGCGCACTTCGACGCGGTGCCGCACGAAGGGCACTACACCAAGGCGGAGTTGAGGGGCCTGGTGCGGTACGCGGCGGAGCGCGGGATCACCGTCGTGCCGGAGATCGAGATGCCCGGCCATGTACGTGCCGCGCTCGCCGCCCACCCGGAGCTGGGCAACCGTCCGGGGCGACAGCTGGATGTGTGGACCCGCTGGGGGGTGTGCGACACGATCCTCGGCGTCCACGAGGGGGTCTTCGACTTCTGCCGGGCCGTGCTGGAGGAGGTGATGGACGTCTTCCCGTCGCCGTACATCCACATCGGCGGCGAGGAGTGCCCGACCACCGAGTGGGAGGACAGCCCGGCCGCCCGGGAGCGTGCGGCGGCGCTGGGACTCGCGGGCCCGGCCGAACTGCACGGCTGGTTCATGGGCCGGGTCGGGGCGTTCCTGGTCGAGCGTGGCCGGATCCCGCTCGGCTGGGTCGAGAACGGCGCCGAACTCCCCCCGGAATTCACGGTGATGACCTGGCGCGACGCCACGCACGCCAGGGCCGCCGCCCGCCGCGGCCATCAGGTGATCGCCGCGCACCACCGGGCGACCTATCTCGACTACGCCCAGTCCACGGACCCGTCCGAGCCGGTCGCCCAGCCCGGCGCGCCGGTCCCCCTGCACACGGTCCACGGCTACGAACCGGCCCCGCACGACTGGCCGGAGGCGGAGCGGGCCCGGGTGCTCGGGACCCAGGTCCAGCTGTGGACGGAGTACGCCCGCACCCCCGAGGAGATCGAGTACCTCAGCTTTCCCCGGCTCTGCGCGCTGGCCGACCGTTCCTGGTCCGGCGGGCGCGGCGACTGGCCGGGGTTCGTCGAGCGGCTGCGTCACCACACCGCCCGGCTGGACGCCCTGGGCGTCCCCTACCGCCCCCTGGACGCGCGGTCGCTCGCGACGGCCGTGTCCGCGTCCCCCTCCGCAGGAACAGCGCGACTCCACCCGTAA
- a CDS encoding cellulose binding domain-containing protein, with product MNTSRRNPHRSRLRTAAASAAAVALAATGLAAWPSSASAAADGLVVQYRTSASGASADQSEPWLKVRNAGSTSVPLSGVKVRYYFKADSASAAYRFACSWAVKGCANITGTFETLANPTATADRYLEIGFTAGAGSLAPGADTGDMQLRFHQSSWASLVQSDDYSFGPDRTAYGDWSKVTAHVNGATVWGEAPGGNGPTDPPDPTDPPTEGPRLFDDFTYSSHTDPKINANGWSVRSNSGGPGVPGATWAPENVTFASQSGNSVMNLETSTAGTGASTKHTEILTKSMKFKNGTYASRVKFSDAPRSGPDGDRIVQTFFTINDLKAPMADDYAEYDFEYLPNGGWGEPANILYTTSWETYRPDPWEAVNAHSEVRASYAGWHDLVVTIDDNQITYYVDGQHFGTHGAAYLPERPMSINFNQWLIDLEGQPSTTPRAYDQQVDYVLHVKDQVLTPSQVNAMVGAYRSAGTSFEDTVPGS from the coding sequence GTGAACACATCACGCAGGAATCCGCACAGGTCCAGGCTGCGCACCGCCGCCGCCTCGGCCGCCGCCGTGGCCCTGGCCGCCACCGGTCTGGCCGCGTGGCCGTCCTCGGCGTCCGCCGCGGCCGACGGGCTCGTGGTCCAGTACCGGACGAGCGCGTCCGGTGCGAGCGCCGACCAGAGCGAGCCGTGGCTGAAGGTCCGTAACGCCGGCTCCACCTCCGTACCGCTGAGCGGCGTGAAGGTCCGCTACTACTTCAAGGCCGACTCGGCCTCCGCCGCCTACCGGTTCGCCTGTTCCTGGGCGGTGAAGGGGTGCGCGAACATCACCGGTACGTTCGAGACGCTCGCGAACCCGACCGCCACCGCCGACCGCTACCTGGAGATCGGCTTCACCGCCGGGGCGGGCTCGCTCGCACCGGGCGCGGACACCGGGGACATGCAACTCCGCTTCCACCAGAGCTCCTGGGCCTCGCTCGTCCAGTCCGACGACTACTCCTTCGGCCCGGACCGGACCGCGTACGGCGACTGGTCCAAGGTGACGGCCCACGTAAACGGGGCCACCGTGTGGGGCGAGGCGCCCGGGGGCAACGGCCCGACCGACCCGCCGGACCCGACCGACCCGCCGACCGAAGGCCCCCGGCTCTTCGATGACTTCACCTACAGCTCCCACACCGACCCGAAGATCAACGCCAACGGCTGGAGCGTACGGTCCAACTCCGGCGGCCCCGGAGTGCCGGGCGCGACCTGGGCGCCCGAGAACGTCACCTTCGCCTCGCAGAGCGGGAACTCGGTGATGAACCTGGAGACGTCGACGGCGGGCACAGGCGCTTCGACGAAGCACACCGAGATCCTGACCAAGTCGATGAAGTTCAAGAACGGGACCTACGCGTCCCGGGTGAAGTTCAGCGACGCGCCGCGCTCGGGCCCGGACGGCGACCGGATCGTGCAGACCTTCTTCACCATCAACGACCTCAAGGCGCCGATGGCGGACGACTACGCGGAGTACGACTTCGAGTATCTGCCGAACGGCGGCTGGGGCGAGCCGGCCAACATCCTCTACACGACCTCGTGGGAGACCTACCGGCCCGACCCGTGGGAGGCGGTCAACGCGCACAGCGAGGTCCGGGCGTCGTACGCGGGCTGGCACGACCTGGTGGTGACGATCGACGACAACCAGATCACGTACTACGTCGACGGTCAGCACTTCGGCACGCACGGGGCGGCGTATCTGCCCGAGCGGCCGATGTCGATCAACTTCAACCAGTGGCTGATCGATCTGGAGGGCCAGCCGAGCACGACACCCCGCGCCTACGACCAGCAGGTGGACTACGTCCTGCATGTGAAGGACCAGGTGCTCACCCCCTCCCAGGTGAACGCGATGGTCGGGGCGTACCGCAGTGCGGGGACGAGCTTCGAGGACACGGTTCCGGGCAGCTAG